TTGATGAGCTGCAGGAGGTGTCATCATGAGAAACAAGTTTGCCGATGTGATTTACGAAATTGGACAAAAAGACGACAGCATTTGCGCGTTGGTCGCCGACATTTCCCCTGCGGGGTCCATGGTCAATTTTCGCGAAGACTTTCCCGAACGCTTCATCAACTGCGGTGTTGCCGAACAGTCGATGATCGGTATCGCGGCGGGCATGGCGTTGAAAGGCATGCGTCCGTTTTGCTACACCATTGCGACGTTTAGCCTCTATCGTCCGTTTGAGATGATCCGTGTCGATCTGGCTTATCAAAATTTGCCGGTCACGGTGATTGGCATGGGGGCAGGTGTGATCTATTCCACACTGGGCAGCACGCACCATTCCATGGAAGACATCGCCGTTGCGACGGCGGTTCCCAACATGACGGTTATAGCACCGTGTGATCCGGATGAAATGCGCCAAGCCACACTGTGGTGCGCGACCCAAAGCCAAGGCCCGGTCTATATGCGTCTGGGCAAAGCCGGTGAACCGGACTTGACCGAACATGCGATTGACGATTTCGAAGTTGGTAAAATCCGATACATTCGCAAGGGTAAAGACGTCGCAATCCTGACTTACGGTCCCATCACCGCAATGGCTTGTGAGATTGCGGATCGGCTGGAAGCGCAAGGCAAAAGCGTTTCGCTTGTTTCTTGTCACACCATCAAACCGCTGGATGAAGACGGTGTGTGTGGTGTGCTTACATCTCACGATCACGTGGCGGTTATAGAAGAGCATGTCCCCCATGGCGGCCTGACGTCTCGGGTCAAAGAATTGGCGTGGGAAAACAAAGTTGGTTGTCAGTTGTCAGCTTGGACGTTGAAGGACGAATTCATTCACTGTTACGGCACTTACGAAGAACTGTTGGCCGCGCACGGTATTGAGAAAGAGGCGATCATCGCTGCCCTGAGTTAGAAGGAAAACATGACGGACGTAGCTGATAGAAAATTGGCGATTTTGGGTGGAGAGCCGATGCGGGCAACTCCCATGCCGCCGCGTTTTGCGCTGGGAGCGGCGGAGGAAGCTATGATCCAAGACGTTTTGGCTCATTACCGTGCGCGCGATCTCGATCCCGGATATCAGGGCCATTTCGAACAGCTCTATTGCGACGCGTTTGTCGACTTTCAGGGCGGTGGTTACGCCGATTCCGTTGCCACAGGTACAGCAGCTATCTTCGTTGGCTTGGCTGCGCTCGAGCTTCCCAAAGGTTCAGAGGTGTTGGTTTCACCCATCACCGATCCCGGCACCTTGTCGGCCATCGTGCTAAATGGATTAAAACCGCGTTTGGTGGATGCCAAACCCAACAGCTATAACGTTGGCCCAGACGAATTCGAAGCCGCCATCACGCCCGCGTGTTCCGCTGGCGTGATTGTTCACGCTGTGGGTCAGGCAGTTGAAATTGACGGGGTCGTCGACGTGGCGCAGCGTCATGGCATCAAGGTGTTGGAAGATTGCTCTCAAGCTCATGGTGCTGGGTGGAAGGGACAACGGGTTGGCACGTTTGGCGACATTGCCGCGTTTTCGACCATGTACCGCAAAGCCCACATGAGTGGCGCTTCGGGTGGGATGATTTATACGCAAGACTTAGACTTACACCGCATGGCTCTCGCCCATGCCGACCGGGGCAAGCCCACGTGGCAAGAAGACCTAGATGATCGCAATCCCAGTCAATTTTTGTTTCCTGCATTGAACCTGCATTCGGATGAAATCTCTTGTGCCATGGGCTTGGCCTCATTGCAGCGCTTAGAGACGACGATTGAGAAACGGCTGGATTTTGTCGCGCGCTTTACACAGCGTCTGGAAGAAACATCCCACGTGTGCCGCCCTTATGGCTACACCAAAGGGGATTCTCCTTTTATCTATCCCGTTTTTGTGGACCCATCAAAGATTTCTTGTACCGTGGAAGCGTTCGCCAACGCCGTACGTGCCGAAGGCATTGGGCTTAATCCGCACTATGAATACTTGGTTGCCAATTGGCCGTTTTTAAAACCGCATATGGCCGAAGAGACGGACACCCCCAATGCCCGCACTATGCTGGACACCAGCTTTGCGCTGTATCTCAATGAGAATTATGGAGAAGCAGAAGTGGAAGACTGCATCGCGGC
This sequence is a window from Magnetovibrio sp. PR-2. Protein-coding genes within it:
- a CDS encoding transketolase family protein — its product is MRNKFADVIYEIGQKDDSICALVADISPAGSMVNFREDFPERFINCGVAEQSMIGIAAGMALKGMRPFCYTIATFSLYRPFEMIRVDLAYQNLPVTVIGMGAGVIYSTLGSTHHSMEDIAVATAVPNMTVIAPCDPDEMRQATLWCATQSQGPVYMRLGKAGEPDLTEHAIDDFEVGKIRYIRKGKDVAILTYGPITAMACEIADRLEAQGKSVSLVSCHTIKPLDEDGVCGVLTSHDHVAVIEEHVPHGGLTSRVKELAWENKVGCQLSAWTLKDEFIHCYGTYEELLAAHGIEKEAIIAALS
- a CDS encoding DegT/DnrJ/EryC1/StrS family aminotransferase — protein: MTDVADRKLAILGGEPMRATPMPPRFALGAAEEAMIQDVLAHYRARDLDPGYQGHFEQLYCDAFVDFQGGGYADSVATGTAAIFVGLAALELPKGSEVLVSPITDPGTLSAIVLNGLKPRLVDAKPNSYNVGPDEFEAAITPACSAGVIVHAVGQAVEIDGVVDVAQRHGIKVLEDCSQAHGAGWKGQRVGTFGDIAAFSTMYRKAHMSGASGGMIYTQDLDLHRMALAHADRGKPTWQEDLDDRNPSQFLFPALNLHSDEISCAMGLASLQRLETTIEKRLDFVARFTQRLEETSHVCRPYGYTKGDSPFIYPVFVDPSKISCTVEAFANAVRAEGIGLNPHYEYLVANWPFLKPHMAEETDTPNARTMLDTSFALYLNENYGEAEVEDCIAAISKVEGHYQSGDNATDRLE